The Candidatus Tumulicola sp. genomic sequence CGATCGCCATTGCGACCACACGCTCAATCCCGAGACACCGGCGGCCATGCCGATGCCCTCGCGCGTCGCCATGCACCTCATGACGCTGGCGACGGCGGTGACGGCGCTGGCTCGGGCGGGAGCCGGCGACCGAGCAGATACGCGCCGATGATGTCTTGCGCGAAGTGGCCGATGATGCTCGGCCACAGCGATCCGGTAAGAAGGTAGATGGCTGCGAACAGCGCTCCGATGATCGCCGTGCCGACGATGCCTCGAATGCCCTGATACGCATGCGCCAAACCGAATGCGATGGTCGAGAGCACGAAGCCGTAGAAGACTTGGCCGGTCAGCTGCGCGACGACGTTCAGCGCGTACCCTCGGTACAAAAATTCTTCGCAGAGCCCGGCCGTCGCTGCGACGGGGACAAACCAGATCCAGTCTGCGGTCGTGAGCGGAATCACGCGCCGCATGGCTTGAGCGTATGCCGCATCGACGGTTTCGCGGCGCATCGAACTCAACGCCAGTCCAGCGACCACCACGAGTCCGGCGAGCCACTCGAGCGGGAAGCGCGGAGGCACGAGCCCGACGTCGGCCGGCGTTTGTCCGTGAAGCTTCAACGCGTAGACCGCCGTGAGCGCGATAAGCCACACGGTCAACATCGAACGCGCGTAGCGGATGTGTTTGGCGCGCGGCGTTGCCGCGAGCGAGTGGATACGCCTCCCGAGCAGCGCACTGCTGATGGGGAGCGCGATCAAGAGCAAAGCAAGCGCGCCGAGCAGGAGCAGCGCCGGGCGGGAAAGGTGCGACAAATCCGTCAATGACAATGGCACGGCGCACATGCGTCCCAGCCGTCGTGGAGAAAGTCCTCTCTACAACTCAGTGAAGCGTATACCGCTCGTCATATTAAGCATCGGGCACCTCGCCGTCGACGTCACGGGAGGGGCCATCCCCGCCATCTTGCCCCTGCTGCAAGCCGAATTTCATCTCTCGTATTTGCTGGTGGCGGCGATCATCGCCACTTCGAACATCACGTCATCGATCGTTCAGCCCGTGTTCGGTCTGGCTTCGGACAAGGCGGCCGCCCGTTATCTGCTGCCGCTGGGCGTGCTGCTCGCCGTAGCGGGATTCGCGTTCGTCGGCCTCGCGCCGACGTACGGAGCGCTCCTTGTCGCGGTCGCGGTTTCCGGCATCGGTTCGGCGATCTACCATCCTGAAGCGTCCAAGTCGGCGTCCTACGTCGTGGGGCAGCGCCGCGCGACCGGCATGGCGCTTTTTTCGGTCGGCGGCAACATAGGCTTCGCGCTTGGGCCGATCACCATCATCGCAATCGTCGCCGCCCTGGGCATCCGCGGCACGTGGATCATGGTCATCCCTGGAATCGTGGCGGCGGCCGCCGTCGCGGCGGTGATGCCGGCCATCGCGCGCGCGAACGCTGCGCACGACCAGCGTCGGGCCCAAGAACCTGGGCGGTCGCGCCCAGGCGCGATGACGTTGCTCGTCTCGATCGTCGCCGCCCGCTCGGTCGTCTACGGCGGGCTCTTGACATTCGTGCCGCTCTACGCGGTGAACGTGCTGCATCGCGCCCCCGGGGAAAACGGCTTGCTCTTGTCCCTGTTGCTCGGCTCGGGCGCAGCAGGCACGCTTGTCGCCGCACCGATCGCCGATCGCTTTGGAAAACGCGTCACGATGCTGGTGAGTTTGGCGCTCGTCGCGCCCCTGTTGGCCGTCTACATCCTGATGCCCGGACCGATCGGCATCGCCGCGCTCGCGCTTTCGGGAGCGTGCCTCATCGGTACGTTCACGATCACGTTACTGCTCGGACAAGACTTCATGCCCAATCGGCTGGCGCTCGCCTCCGCGCTCATGATCGGCTTCACCACAGGCCTCGGCGGGCTCGGCGTGGCGCTCCTTGGCCGGGTTGCGGACCTGTTCGGGCTTGCCACCGTATTGTGGTCGCTCGTGGGAATAGCCGGCGCGGGATTCGTGTTAACGCTGCCGCTGCGCGTCACCGAGCCGCGCGGACGAGAAAGCGCCATCCCAGGGCATGTAGCGCCTGGGCTTTAGCCTAGCGCAGTACGATGTGATATTTGACGCTCATGCCGCGGCCGCCGGCGAACGCGCCCCACAGGTTCGCGTCGAGGTTGCCGTCCGCGCTTCTCAAGTGCATGAACCGGTCCACTTGATTGAAGCGATCGACAAGGCCGGGAAACGGCTTGAACGGTTTACCGGGTTTTTGAGCGGTGGGCGGGGTGCGCGGCGCCGCAGCGGGTGAAATCGGCTGCGCTCGGTTGCTCGGGTTGTTCGTGGCCGCTATGTCCACGAGGCGCTGATTGAGCGTCGTCAGCGCTTGAGCATCATCGGCGGCGGCAGCAAGCGGCGTGGCTGCCGCACAACACCAAGCGGCGAGTCCGCCAATCGCGAAACTCAGACGAACGGCATTGCTGCGCGCCATCGGTGCCTCCCACCTCTGGAGATATTATACCCGTCTGAGCGGCGCTCACACGAGTGGTCCTGGACACGAACACCCGAAAAGCGGCGGCGCCTCACAAGGTACTTTGCAGGGCAAAGTTAAACGAAGCCATGACTTTGCGCGGCAAAGTATAGGGTGAGAGGCCTTGATCTAGGGAGCGCTGATGGAGAGCTATGATGTGGCCGTCATCGGAGCCGGACTCGCCGGCTTGCAGTGCGCGAGGACACTCGCGCGCCGTGGGCTGCGCGTGGCGCTTGCCGACAAGAAGCAGACGCCATGGTCCACGGTGCACACGACCGGCATCTTCGTCCGCCGCACGCTTGAAGACTTCGCACTGCCGCTGGTCTGCCTCGGCCCACCGATCCGAGACGTCATCGTGTACTCGCCCTCGCGCAAGCCGTTAGCGCTGCGCAGCCGGTACGATGAGTTTCGCGTCGGCGACATGCGCGGATTGTACGAACGCATGCTCGACGAATGTCTGCGCTTGGGCGTCACATGGATGCCGCGCATGCGCTATTGCGGCATCGACGCGGAAGGTGCGCGGAGTTCGGTGCGCCTGCAGAAATTCCGAGCTGACGCTCGGAACGCTACATTTATATTGAAGGCGCGCTACGTGGTCGGCGCGGATGGCGCGATGTCCGCCGTGGCGCGCGACCTCGGGTTGGACTCGAACCGCGAGTGGATCGTGGGTTTGGAGGAGGTCTTCGACGGCGTGCCGGTCGCGGTGCCGCCGACGCTGCACTGTTTCCTCGATCCTGTGCTTGCGCCGGGCTATTTGGCCTGGGTAGTTCACGATGGCGTGCAGGCGCACATCGGGGTCGGCGGCGACGCGCGGCGCTTCGATCCGCAAGCGGCGCTCGCCGCGTTTCATCGGACGATCACGGGTCTCGTCGACCTTGCGCATGCCCGCCTTGTGGAGAGGCGTGGGGGCCGTATTCCGGTTGGCGGCGTGCTGGCTCGCATCGCGAATCGAC encodes the following:
- a CDS encoding CPBP family intramembrane glutamic endopeptidase, giving the protein MPLSLTDLSHLSRPALLLLGALALLLIALPISSALLGRRIHSLAATPRAKHIRYARSMLTVWLIALTAVYALKLHGQTPADVGLVPPRFPLEWLAGLVVVAGLALSSMRRETVDAAYAQAMRRVIPLTTADWIWFVPVAATAGLCEEFLYRGYALNVVAQLTGQVFYGFVLSTIAFGLAHAYQGIRGIVGTAIIGALFAAIYLLTGSLWPSIIGHFAQDIIGAYLLGRRLPPEPAPSPPSPAS
- a CDS encoding MFS transporter is translated as MKRIPLVILSIGHLAVDVTGGAIPAILPLLQAEFHLSYLLVAAIIATSNITSSIVQPVFGLASDKAAARYLLPLGVLLAVAGFAFVGLAPTYGALLVAVAVSGIGSAIYHPEASKSASYVVGQRRATGMALFSVGGNIGFALGPITIIAIVAALGIRGTWIMVIPGIVAAAAVAAVMPAIARANAAHDQRRAQEPGRSRPGAMTLLVSIVAARSVVYGGLLTFVPLYAVNVLHRAPGENGLLLSLLLGSGAAGTLVAAPIADRFGKRVTMLVSLALVAPLLAVYILMPGPIGIAALALSGACLIGTFTITLLLGQDFMPNRLALASALMIGFTTGLGGLGVALLGRVADLFGLATVLWSLVGIAGAGFVLTLPLRVTEPRGRESAIPGHVAPGL
- a CDS encoding NAD(P)/FAD-dependent oxidoreductase; this encodes MESYDVAVIGAGLAGLQCARTLARRGLRVALADKKQTPWSTVHTTGIFVRRTLEDFALPLVCLGPPIRDVIVYSPSRKPLALRSRYDEFRVGDMRGLYERMLDECLRLGVTWMPRMRYCGIDAEGARSSVRLQKFRADARNATFILKARYVVGADGAMSAVARDLGLDSNREWIVGLEEVFDGVPVAVPPTLHCFLDPVLAPGYLAWVVHDGVQAHIGVGGDARRFDPQAALAAFHRTITGLVDLAHARLVERRGGRIPVGGVLARIANRRGLLVGDAAGAPSPLTAGGLDACLRLSEHAANAIAFRMQADDDQPLQDYDGARFRARFFARRWMRKALSALRDPLALDIACAALRAWPLRPLAEHIFFGRGSFPEITGRRARGPEAYGLSSRGY